The Marivirga tractuosa DSM 4126 genome contains the following window.
AAGACTTTCGATTGCATCATCCATCTTATTTACTGAAAGTTGTGATCCCACTACATTCAAAAAGAATTTTGTTCTACCAGTAATCTTGATTTCATTTCTAGATATATCGGTAAACTTGATAGTATCTCCAATCATATAGCGCCAAGCCCCGCTCACCGTAGAAATCAACAATATATATTCTTCTCCTTCTTTAACATTAGAAATATCCAATGCCTTTTTCTCTGGATTGATTTTTCCGGACTCCAACACACTATCTTCTTCAAAAGGCACAAATTCAAAATACACCCCATTATCGCAGAGTAATTCCATCGCATCAGTATCAGGGCGAGTTTGAGTAGCCAAATATCCCTCAGAGGCAAGATATGTATCAATGTATTGAACTGGTTTACTGAATAATTTCTCGAAACTCTTTTTGTAAGGGTCTAATGCAACCCCTCCTGAGGTGTAAACTGCCAAATTCGGCCAAATATCATGTATTGAATCTACTTTATTGTACTCTATCACTCTTTCCAACATCAACTCAATCCAAGATGGAATGCCCGAAATAGAACCAATATCCCAATTTTTTGCTTCTTTAGCGATGGCCTCCACTCTTTCATCCCAATCATCGATACTGCTGATTTTCTCACCAGGCTTATAAAAATTCCTAAACCAATTCGGAATATTTGAAGCACTTATACCGCTTATTTCCCCTTCTAGATGACCATTAACTTTATCTAGGTTAGTGCTGGAACCTAGCATTAAAATTTGCTTAGTAAAAAAGCTTTCAGGTAAATCCTTGAAATTAGATAAGCTTAAAACTTGCTGAATCCCTGCATTTCTTATGCTTTCTAGCATATCATCTGTAACCGGAATATGCTTGCTATGCCCTGTTGTGCCAGAACTAACTGCAAAGTTCTTCACTTTACCTGGCCAGCATATATCTTCCTTCCCTTCTAAGGATTTCTTCCACCAAAATTCCATATCATCATAATCATGGAATGGTATTTCCTCGGCAAACTTTTGGGCTATATTTTTCTTATTCAATAAATTTTCAAATCCGTAATACTTCCCAAAAGCTGTTGCTTTTGATTTTTCAAGCAGCTCTTTCAATGTTTCCTGTTGAGCATGAATTGGAGAATCATGTTTTTTGATCCTGCTCCCCACTTCAATAGCTGCCTTTATGATATTACTGATGATTTCCATAAAAAAATATTAGATTTTAAAATATAGAGTAAAAGTAAACACTCTACATTTTAACCGAAATATTTCTCTAGGGTTGCGGCCACGCCATCTTCTTTACCAGGCAGAGTGATTTCATCTGCTATTTCTTTCACCTCATCTTTCGCATTGCCAACTGCTACTCCACAGCCAACAGCTTTCAACATTTCGATATCATTGTAATTATCTCCAAACGCAATAACATCCCTCATTTCAATATTGAATTCAGCTTGCAGTAGTTGAGATAAAGCACTTGCTTTGGATATTTGTAATGGGGCTATTTCTAAATAAGTGTCTTTTGAACGGTAGAGGTGTAAAGGTGCATCAATAGAGATCAACTTGGCAACCAAGTTATCAATTAACTTAGGTTCTCCCATGCACATGATTTTATGGGCACCTTTTTCCTGAGTTTTCCAGCTTTCCATCAAATCTAAACTTGGGAAAATGGAAGCCTGAACTTTAGTGTTGTTAATTTCTCTTTGAGTCCATTGATCTTCCGAAGGAGCAAACCAGTCATCATCCAAATAAAAGCCAGCATGTAGATTTTCATTATGACACCATTTGGCAACAAACTCACATAAAGCAAAAGGAATTGTCACAGAATCTAACACTGTAACACCTGACGTTTGAGAAATAACATAGCCTCCATTATAGCAAATTAAAGGCTGATTTGCTATATCCAAAGATTCCTGCAGGTGACGCATAGCAGCCGGCATTCTACTAGAAGCCAACACCACAGCAATATCATTTTTAAGACTTCTAATGATGTCTATAGTTCTTTTAGATAATTCTCTTTCTGGGTTTAAAAGAGTTCCGTCTATGTCAGTACAGATTGCCTTGAACATATTCTCTTGAGCTTAAAATTTAATATTTGCAAAACTAATGCTTTTGAGAGAGTTCAAAACAATCTTATTACTTATTTATCATGCCAATGCCCATGCTCTGATGACCAAACTTTTCCAGGAGGTGCTTCGCCTGGAGGCTGAGCAACTGGCCCACGGTTAGAATTGACATTTTGTGAAGGAGATTCCTGAGCATTAAAATAAACCGAAAAACCAGCTATAGCCACTATTATTACCATTATAGCAATGTATAAAAGGTTCTTATTATTATTAATACCCGAAGATTCTTTCCCCATATGGCAATTCTTATATTTCTTCCCACTTCCGCAATGGCAAGGATCATTTCTTCTTAAATTTGACATAGCCTAATAATTGTTGATCTTTTCAAATTTACGAAATAAATTGAAATACTAGTAATGAATTAAATACATGAGAATCCTGATTTAAATACATGAGAATCCTGATGAATTCAAATCATTTAAGGATTCTTATTGCCTCTTTTCCACTATTAATTTTAATTTGACCTAGAAAGCTCCAATGGTTTTTTCTCCTTGTAATTATTTTTTATTCTGAATTGGTGATTCTAGTTTCAATCATTACCTTTAATGTATATTTTAACAAAAAACCAAAACTATGCGCCTTATTGCGAACTTCCCCCTTTTACTTTTACTATTTATTAGCACTTCTTGTGAGGAATTCAATACAGAACCAATGGTCGTTCAGGAAGAATATGATAATTGGACAGTCCTTCAAATACCAAATGGAGAAGAAGCACATGCAATCAGTGGAAGTATTGATGATGTGTTGGTGGTCACCACTTATACTAAAGTTTATGCCACTAAGGATGCTGGAGAGACTTGGGATGAGGTTGCAGATTTTTCTGGTATTATGCCTGGCCTATTAGAAAGAAATGACAGCTTATTTATATTTGGAGCTTACGGACAAGGTGCAGATTATGATATCGCTAGCAGTGTTGCGCGCTTTTCTCTTGATAAAGGCTATACCTGGCAGGAAGATAAAAAGAATGTTTACTCTCGTTTAAGCGTACCAATTAAATATGTTAAAGCTGAAAATGAAATCAGTTATAAAATCAAAAAGAACACATTCAAACTAGACGGATCCGAAACTGAGTATGTTGGCACTTCTGACATAGAAAA
Protein-coding sequences here:
- a CDS encoding SEC-C metal-binding domain-containing protein, which produces MSNLRRNDPCHCGSGKKYKNCHMGKESSGINNNKNLLYIAIMVIIVAIAGFSVYFNAQESPSQNVNSNRGPVAQPPGEAPPGKVWSSEHGHWHDK
- a CDS encoding GH3 family domain-containing protein — its product is MEIISNIIKAAIEVGSRIKKHDSPIHAQQETLKELLEKSKATAFGKYYGFENLLNKKNIAQKFAEEIPFHDYDDMEFWWKKSLEGKEDICWPGKVKNFAVSSGTTGHSKHIPVTDDMLESIRNAGIQQVLSLSNFKDLPESFFTKQILMLGSSTNLDKVNGHLEGEISGISASNIPNWFRNFYKPGEKISSIDDWDERVEAIAKEAKNWDIGSISGIPSWIELMLERVIEYNKVDSIHDIWPNLAVYTSGGVALDPYKKSFEKLFSKPVQYIDTYLASEGYLATQTRPDTDAMELLCDNGVYFEFVPFEEDSVLESGKINPEKKALDISNVKEGEEYILLISTVSGAWRYMIGDTIKFTDISRNEIKITGRTKFFLNVVGSQLSVNKMDDAIESLNENFPLNIKEFTVSAVKEDGEYIHHWYLGLDEMKSEFDNEAIRNHLDEHLKNSNKNYKVARDKALKDVKISLISADKFLEWNDTNKHKGGQVKMAKVMKEDAFREWQEFVEK
- a CDS encoding Cof-type HAD-IIB family hydrolase, with the translated sequence MFKAICTDIDGTLLNPERELSKRTIDIIRSLKNDIAVVLASSRMPAAMRHLQESLDIANQPLICYNGGYVISQTSGVTVLDSVTIPFALCEFVAKWCHNENLHAGFYLDDDWFAPSEDQWTQREINNTKVQASIFPSLDLMESWKTQEKGAHKIMCMGEPKLIDNLVAKLISIDAPLHLYRSKDTYLEIAPLQISKASALSQLLQAEFNIEMRDVIAFGDNYNDIEMLKAVGCGVAVGNAKDEVKEIADEITLPGKEDGVAATLEKYFG